A segment of the Aromatoleum aromaticum EbN1 genome:
GCTCGGTTTCCTGTTCCTGTTCCTCGTGCTGCCGCTGATCGCGGTGTTCTGGGAAGCGTTTGCGCAGGGCGCGCAAGTGTACTGGGACGCGCTGCAGGAAGGCGAGGCGCGCTCGGCGATGCTGCTGACGCTGACGATCGCGGCGCTCGTGCTGCCGTTCAACATTGCGTTCGGCGTTGCCGGGGCGTGGGCGATCGCGAAGTTCGAGTTTCGCGGCAAGAGCCTCCTGACGACGCTGATCGACCTGCCGTTCGCGGTGTCTCCTGTCGTCGCCGGCCTGATCTTCATCATCCTGTTCGGTGCCCAAGGCTATCTCGGCCCGTGGCTCGCCGCGCACGACATCAAGATCATCTTCGCGCTGCCCGGCATGATCCTCGCGACGCTGTTCGTGACTTTCCCGTTCGTCGCGCGCGAGCTGATCCCGCTGATGCAGGCGCAGGGTCGCGATGAGGAGGAAGCGGCAGTGTCGCTCGGCGCGTCCGGCTGGCAGATGTTCTGGCGCGTGACGCTGCCGAACATCAAGTGGGGCTTGATGTACGGCGTAATCCT
Coding sequences within it:
- the cysW gene encoding sulfate ABC transporter permease subunit CysW, translated to MTTTRRATAEPRWVRLLLTAVALGFLFLFLVLPLIAVFWEAFAQGAQVYWDALQEGEARSAMLLTLTIAALVLPFNIAFGVAGAWAIAKFEFRGKSLLTTLIDLPFAVSPVVAGLIFIILFGAQGYLGPWLAAHDIKIIFALPGMILATLFVTFPFVARELIPLMQAQGRDEEEAAVSLGASGWQMFWRVTLPNIKWGLMYGVILANARAMGEFGAVSVVSGHIRGETNTLPLHVEILYNEYNQIGAFAAATVLAFLGLVTLVAKTIVEWRMRKETEMLTAELPPEKTELPPSVATERL